The Aphelocoma coerulescens isolate FSJ_1873_10779 chromosome 2, UR_Acoe_1.0, whole genome shotgun sequence genome contains a region encoding:
- the GOLGA4 gene encoding golgin subfamily A member 4 isoform X7 produces the protein MFKKLKQKISEEQVPPRGVGGRAGSLLPQVPSKSPPSTGNRIRPTSFTDQNDEGTLTPDKENLTKQPLPGSTENNGSEPVSPQQSDSQSFAQKLQLRVPSMESLFRSPVKETLFRSSSKESLVRSSSRDSLNRLDLEALSPTFDSPSDIESETEEPLGNMDSFSKEQLLQRLRRMERSLGNYRGKYSELVSAYQVIQREKKKLQSILSQSQDKALRRIGELREELQMDQQAKKHLQEEFDASLEEKDQLISVLQTQVSLLKQRLQNGQIGTELPDQNVQSEPQVRSPTKEVSAENIVEPGSNEGNEDSVKTLETLNQRVKRQENLIQCCKETIQSHKERCAQLTNEKEALQEQLEERLQELEKMKDLHMAEKTKLITQLRDAKNLIEQLEQDKGMVIAETKRQMHETLEMKEEEVAQLRARIKQITTKGEELKEQKEKSERAAFEELEKALSIAQKTEEARKKLQTEMDEKIKAVEKASEEERVNLQWELTRVKQEVVEIMKKSSEERVAELEKIHQKELATKDQELNERLQAQEKVFQEKMKAALEKNQSKCLKALQEQEQQQTLALEELELQKKAIQSECDKKVQKMHHEVETCRTRILELESSLAKYSQDDRKQSEELSTLIESEKNQHSKEISDLVEKHNKELENVKQQQEKLWTEKLEILKQQQITEIEKIREKQQQEIHTILKEKETVFCAHIEEMNEKTLEKLDAKQTELEALSSELSEALKIRHDLEQELSELNSKVCEAKQELKGELEEERKRHSEVIEAMLKEHEMSIQDVEKVLKEELNKLKQSLEEKDRHLEELKAREQKLKESAERSEAELVQVSAKLEEQSSENTQKVTTLTQQYEYELKDLRRKADETKRSLTEKENEIEHMKKLQNKQVEELKQKLLAAEERISALQGEYENKLKCQEKKVEKMEQKSKDMQETFKNKLAEQEAKLKKELENKKLEFSQKESEFNTKILEMAHASSSGINDAVSKLESNQKEQLDSFAEDYRQKLEDVIQSWEKKLNQQIEELKEEHDMELQEKEQEIGDLKQKLLIFSAEKEDSRTEVTHLKEEQVKREACLKDLQEQLRQSVAKVNALSDKESDLKTQLKKLENELKQSLKEQTGLEEQLSKQKAVEEKDKAAITELADTLRTLEEKLQTVQSSQYKDHENYEKKIEAIRLKETEFKRLSGVLTTQLDAWKNAEASLHTKGNELIEKCNEKIGIITCKIADCEHRTAKVKEAILIKTRKITVLEAQLREITEHHSAATTSLQKSMLELQEKDNLIISLRADIEGLVTEKEQLQKEGGHQQQAASEKETCITQLRKELSENINAVTSMRKELQEKQSEVSALNKTVNDLNVRLEGTVSLTEKEAAISLLSKQHQEDRLQLLNQVEELSSRVEMLSQEKASALDQIDHCTAQLSEWKMKAQTRFTQNHDTIKDLQSKLELSNTEANKKDEELNKLKEQLAKQSRNLDSLKSELEQKQNRREKEESELTSKLKKQAAKIAELEKDIAQKTIENDSLVEELKKSNEQKDTEKKEIAWQLLQAEKVAFEKENRFKKAEEKVLNLEKQIGSLKADFEAKEKEFDQIKSVILKRKEEELKELEERLNAENSTKLADLKKKAEQKIGSIRKQLLSQMEEKKQQFKQDREDQLRELEQKVQEREAKIESLEKKIRSTRDSTELEKEMLEKVDGVKAAVEQEKYNLLENVQQTYKEKMQVLQRSLTEKDALLQKYEKEQRESNDSHLELQNKQKELLKKLECVEKSNQEEQVRTKRLRKELEEQTKKYSLLADEHACCGGVLASSREELKVKEQKRLDMENIIGDLQKKIQEKEELSQSLEQKIKELENNIVKKNEVHKIEMEDRTLRYEEKLKCLQQQLDERNYSLKAFEENAEEKARSVLELQKLLVDMQNQQKDLQTKLEETEGEKQKLRKEVNNLQKDIRTLRKEHQRELDIVKKESLEEMEQKIRCEQEDIELKHNSTLKQLIREFNTQLAQKERELETAVKETISKAQEVENELIENHHIETTQLHKKIAEKDDDLKRTVKKYEEILESREEEMTAKVHELQAQLEDLQKEYRQRIAEEEYCSSEKVTITELKAQLAQKTTLVNDSKLKEQELKEQIHVLEDRLKHYEKNIYVTSVGTPYRDGNLHHTDVSLFEEPTEFEYLRKVLFEYMMGRETKTMAKVITTVLKFPADQTQKILEREDARPMFASPRSGIF, from the exons AACTTAACTAAACAACCACTTCCTGGATCCACAGAAAACAATGGAAGTGAACCTGTCTCTCCACAG CAAAGTGACAGTCAGTCTTTTGCCCAGAAGCTTCAGCTTCGAGTTCCTTCCATGGAGTCTTTGTTTCGAAGCCCTGTAAAAGAGACCCTATTTCGGTCTTCTTCTAAGGAGTCCCTAGTACGAAGTTCTTCAAGAGACTCACTGAATCGACTAGACTTGGAAGCCCTCAGTCCCACCTTTGATTCACCTTCTGACATTGAAAGTGAAACAGAAGAGCCTCTGGGAAATATGGACAGCTTCAGCAAAGAGCAGTTGCTGCAGCGTCTGCGCAGAATGGAGCGCAGTTTGGGCAACTATAGGGGAAAATACTCAGAG CTAGTGTCTGCCTATCAAGTTATCCAGCGGGAAAAGAAGAAGCTACAG aGCATTCTGAGTCAAAGTCAGGATAAAGCACTTCGCAGAATTGGAGAACTGAGAGAG GAGCTCCAGATGGATCAACAAGCTAAGAAACATCTCCAAGAGGAATTTGATGCTTCCTTAGAAGAAAAGGATCAACTTATTAGTGTCCTGCAAACTCAG GTGTCGTTGCTGAAACAGAGATTACAGAATGGTCAGATAGGCACTGAATTGCCTGATCAAAATGTCCAATCAGAACCACAAGTTCGAAGTCCAACAAAAGAAGTCAGTGCAGAAAATATTGTGGAACCAGGAAGCAATG AGGGTAACGAAGATTCTGTTAAAACACTGGAAACTCTTAATCAGAGGGTGAAGCGCCAAGAGAACTTGATACAATGTTGTAAGGAGACTATTCAGTCACATAAGGAGCGCTGTGCCCAATTAACCAATGAGAAAGAGGCACTTCAAGAACAATTAGAAGAGAGGCTTCAAGAACTGGAGAAAATGAAG GACCTTCACATGGCTGAGAAGACTAAACTGATTACGCAGCTACGTGATGCAAAGAATTTGATTGAACAGCTAGAACAAGACAAG GGCATGGTAATTGCGGAGACAAAGCGACAAATGCATGAAACATTGGAaatgaaggaggaggaggtagCCCAACTGCGTGCTCGAATCAAACAAATAACTACAAAAGGCGAGGAattaaaagaacagaaagaaaaatctgaaagagcTG cTTTTGAAGAGCTTGAGAAGGCTCTAAGTATTGCCCAAAAGACAGAGGAAGCCCGGAAAAAACTGCAGACAGAAATGgatgaaaaaattaaagcagtaGAAAAGGCAAGTGAAGAAGAGAGAGTAAATCTTCAGTGGGAATTAACCAGAGTGAAACAAGAGGTGGTTGAGATTATGAAG AAGTCTTCAGAAGAACGAGTTGCTGAACTAGAAAAAATCCATCAAAAAGAGCTGGCTACCAAAGATCAGGAGCTAAATGAGAGATTGCAGGCTCAAGAAAAGGTGTTCCAGGAGAAGATGAAGGCAGCTCTT gaaaaaaatcagagcaagTGCTTAAAAGCCCTTCAAgagcaagagcagcagcaaaccCTAGCCTTAGAAGAATTAGAGCTGCAGAAGAAAGCCATACAGTCTGAGTGTGACAAGAAAGTTCAGAAGATGCATCATGAAGTAGAGACTTGTAGAACT AGGATTCTTGAACTGGAAAGCTCTCTTGCAAAGTATTCGCAAGATGACAGAAAGCAGTCAGAGGAATTAAGTACTCTCATAGAGtctgaaaaaaaccagcacagtAAGGAAATCAGTGATCTGGTTGAAAAACACAATAAAGAACTGGAGAATGTGAAACAGCAGCAAGAAAAGCTTTGGACAGAAAAACTTGAAATTTTAAAGCAACAACAAATaactgaaatagaaaaaataagagaaaagcaACAACAAGAGATACATACcattttgaaagagaaagaaacagtttTCTGTGCACACATAGAAGAGATGAATGAAAAAACATTAGAAAAACTTGACGCGAAACAAACAGAATTAGAAGCACTCTCTTCTGAGCTATCAGAAGCACTAAAAATACGTCATGATTTAGAACAAGAGCTCTCAGAATTGAATAGTAAAGTTTGTGAAGCAAAGCAAGAACTGAAAGGAGAATTGGAAGAAGAGAGGAAACGGCACAGTGAAGTGATTGAAGCAATGTTAAAAGAGCATGAAATGTCTATTCAAGATGTTGAGAAGGTACTCAAAGAGGAACTCAACAAACTCAAGCAGTCACTGGAGGAGAAAGACAGACATTTGGAGGAGTTAAAAGCACGTGAACAGAAACTAAAGGAATCTGCAGAAAGATCTGAAGCTGAACTTGTCCAAGTGTCTGCAAAGCTAGAGGAGCAAAGCAGTGAAAATACACAGAAAGTAACCACTCTAACACAACAATATGAATATGAGCTGAAGGATCTCCGAAGAAAGGCTGATGAGACGAAGAGAAGTCTGactgagaaggaaaatgaaattgaGCACATGAAGAAGTTGCAGAACAAGCAAGTGGAAGAGCTTAAACAGAAACTGTTAGCTGCAGAGGAGAGGATTAGTGCTTTACAAGGAGAGTATGAAAATAAGCTGAAATGTCAGGAGAAGAAAGTGGAGAAAATGGAGCAGAAATCAAAAGATATGCAGGAAACTTTCAAAAATAAACTTGCTGAGCAGGAAGCTAAACTTAAAAAAGAGCTTGAAAACAAGAAGTTGGAATTCAGTCAGAAAGAGAGTGAATTCAATACTAAAATTTTGGAAATGGCACATGCCAGCTCATCTGGAATCAATGATGCAGTGTCAAAATTGGAATCTAATCAGAAAGAGCAGCTAGACAGTTTTGCTGAGGATTACAGGCAGAAATTGGAAGATGTAATCCAAAGCTGGGAAAAGAAACTTAATCAGCAGATTGAAGAGCTCAAGGAAGAACATGATATGGAACTGCAAGAGAAAGAGCAGGAAATTGGAGATCTGAAAcaaaagcttttaattttcagtgctgAAAAGGAGGACTCCAGAACAGAAGTAACCCATCTGAAGGAAGAACAAGTGAAAAGGGAGGCATGCTTGAAGGATTTGCAAGAACAGCTAAGGCAGTCAGTGGCTAAGGTGAATGCTTTGTCAGATAAGGAAAGTGACCTGAAAACACAGttgaaaaaattggaaaatgaACTTAAACAGTCTCTGAAAGAACAGACAGGACTTGAGGAACAGCTCAGTAAACAGAAAGCAGTTGAAGAGAAGGACAAAGCCGCCATCACTGAGCTGGCTGATACACTAAGAACCCTTGAAGAGAAACTCCAAACTGTGCAATCTTCTCAGTATAAAGATCATGAAaattatgagaaaaaaatagaggCAATTCGGCTAAAAGAAACTGAGTTTAAAAGGTTGTCAGGAGTACTTACAACCCAGTTAGATGCTTGGAAGAATGCTGAAGCTTCATTGCATACTAAAGGCAATGAATTAATtgaaaaatgtaatgaaaaaatTGGCATAATAACATGTAAAATTGCAGACTGTGAACACCGAACTGCAAAAGTTAAAGAAGCAATATTAATCAAAACAAGGAAGATAACTGTACTAGAAGCTCAACTTAGAGAAATAACAGAGCACCATTCTGCTGCTACTACTTCTTTGCAAAAGTCAATGCTAGAGCTGCAAGAGAAGGACAATTTAATTATATCCCTGAGAGCTGACATTGAAGGTCTTGTAACAGAAAAGGAACAATTGCAAAAAGAGGGAGGGCATCAGCAGCAAGCAGCATCAGAGAAAGAAACTTGCATAACACAGCTGAGGAAAGAGTTATCTGAAAATATCAATGCTGTCACATCAATGAGGAAAGAACTCCAGGAAAAACAGTCTGAAGTGTCTGCTCTCAACAAAACAGTTAATGATCTTAATGTTAGACTTGAAGGCACAGTAAGTTTAACAGAGAAGGAAGCAGCCATATCTCTGCTAAGCAAACAACATCAAGAGGATCGGTTGCAGTTGTTAAATCAAGTAGAAGAGTTATCATCCAGAGTTGAGATGCTGAGTCAAGAAAAAGCATCAGCTCTTGATCAGATAGATCATTGCACAGCCCAGCTGTCAGAGTGGAAGATGAAAGCACAAACCAGGTTTACACAAAATCACGATACTATCAAAGATTTGCAGAGCAAACTTGAATTAAGCAATACTGAAGCCAATAAAAAAGATGAAGAGCTAAATAAACTGAAGGAACAGCTGGCTAAACAAAGCAGGAATCTTGATAGTTTAAAAAGTGAATtggaacaaaagcaaaacaggagggaaaaggaagaaagtgaGTTAACCtcaaagttaaaaaaacaagCAGCAAAAATTGCTGAACTAGAAAAAGACATTGCTCAGAAAACTATAGAAAATGATTCCTTGGTGGAGGAACTTAAAAAGTCTAATGAACAAaaagacacagagaaaaaagagatAGCTTGGCAACTCCTTCAGGCAGAGAAGGTggcttttgaaaaggaaaatagattTAAGAAGGCTGAAGAAAAAGTGCTTAATCTTGAGAAGCAAATAGGTTCACTGAAGGCTGATTTTGAAGCAAAGGAGAAGGAGTTTGATCAAATTAAGTCAGTGATActtaaaaggaaagaggaagaacTGAAAGAATTAGAAGAGAGACTGAATGCAGAGAACAGCACTAAGCTGGCTGATCTGAAAAAGAAGGCAGAGCAAAAAATAGGTTCTATTAGAAAGCAGTTACTGTCTCagatggaagaaaagaaacagcaatttAAGCAAGATAGAGAGGATCAGTTAAGAGAGCTGGAGCAGAAAGTGCAGGAGAGAGAAGCCAAAATTGAgtccttagaaaaaaaaattaggtcaACAAGAGATTCCACAGAATTAGAGAAGGAAATGCTAGAAAAAGTAGACGGTGTAAAAGCTGCTGTAGAACAAGAGAAATATAATTTACTTGAGAATGTCCAACAGACATACAAAGAGAAAATGCAGGTGTTACAGAGGAGCTTAACTGAAAAAGATGCATTATTACAGAAGTATGAGAAGGAACAACGAGAGAGTAATGACTCTCATCTAGAActgcaaaacaaacagaaagaactCCTTAAAAAACTAGAATGTGTTGAGAAGAGCAATCAGGAAGAGCAGGTTAGGACCAAAAGACTCAGGAAAGAACTTgaggaacaaacaaaaaagtattcGTTGTTAGCGGATGAGCATGCTTGTTGTGGTGGTGTTTTAGCAAGCAGTAGGGAAGAACTGAAAGTTAAAGAACAAAAACGTCTTGATATGGAGAATATAATTGGAGatctccagaaaaaaattcaggaaaaggaggaactCAGTCAGTCTTTAGAACAGAAGATAAAAGAGTTAGAAAATAATATagtgaagaaaaatgaagtgcATAAGATTGAGATGGAAGATAGGACTTTAAGATACGAAGAAAAGCTAAAATGTCTACAGCAACAGTTGGATGAAAGAAATTACAGTCTTAAAGCTTTTGAGgaaaatgctgaagaaaagGCTAGGTCTGTTTTGGAGCTGCAGAAGTTACTAGTTGATATGCAGAACCAGCAGAAGGACTTGCAGACTAAACTGGAAGAGACTGAAGGGGAGAAACAGAAACTACGCAAAGAAGTTAATAATCTTCAAAAAGACATACGTACTCTGCGAAAGGAACATCAGCGAGAGCTTGATATAGTAAAGAAGGAGTCCTTAGAAGAAATGGAGCAGAAAATCAG ATGTGAACAAGAAGACATTGAGTTAAAGCACAACTCCACCTTAAAGCAGTTAATAAGAGAGTTCAATACTCAGCTGGctcaaaaagagagagaattgGAAACAGCAGTAAAAGAGACAATCA GTAAAGCCCAGGAGGTAGAAAATGAATTGATAGAAAATCATCACATAGAGACAACACAGTTGCATaaaaaaattgctgaaaaaGATGATGATCTAAAAAGAACTGTGAAAAAATACGAAGAAATCCTTGAG TCTCGTGAAGAAGAGATGACAGCAAAAGTTCATGAATTGCAGGCACAGCTGGAAGACTTGCAGAAGGAATACAGACAAAGGATTGCAGAAGAGGAATAttgcagcagtgaaaaa